From Xiphophorus hellerii strain 12219 chromosome 9, Xiphophorus_hellerii-4.1, whole genome shotgun sequence, a single genomic window includes:
- the enc3 gene encoding ectodermal-neural cortex 3: protein MSVSNHENRKSRSSSGSMNIQLFHKTSHADSLLTQLNLLRKRRVFTDVVLKAGNRSFPCHRAVLASCSRYFEAMFSGGLRESRDADVNFHDSLHPEVLELLLDYAYSARVIINEENAESLLEAGDMLQFHDIRDAAAEFLEKNLHPSNCLGMMLLSDAHQCQRLYELSWRMCLANFATLFRTEDFLSLPKDKVQELILSEELEVEDESLVYEAVIDWVKADMERRHSELPDLLRCVRLALLPESYLLKNVASEELVMCHKVGREIVEDAVRCKMRILQNDGIVTGFCARPRKVSQALLLLGGQTFMCDKVYMIDNKTKEITPKTDIPSPRKECSACAIGCKVYVTGGRGSENGASKDVWVYDTLHDEWSKAAPMLVARFGHGSAELDHVLYVVGGHTSLAGSFPASPSVSLKQVEQYDPQSNKWTLVAPLREGVSNAAVVGAKNKLFAFGGTSVNRDKYPKVQCFDPCQNRWSVPAACPQLWRYTAAAVVGNHVVVIGGDTEFSASSAYRFNSETYQWSKFGDVTAKRISCHAVASGNRLYVVGGYFGAQRCKTLDCYDPSSDSWDSVTSVPYSLIPTAFVSTWKYLPS, encoded by the exons ATGTCTGTAAGCAACCACGAAAACCGGAAGTCACGCTCCAGCTCCGGCTCCATGAACATCCAGCTTTTTCACAAGACGTCGCATGCCGACAGCCTGTTGACTCAGCTCAACCTGCTGCGCAAGCGAAGAGTCTTCACCGACGTCGTGCTGAAAGCCGGCAACCGCTCCTTCCCATGCCACCGGGCAGTTCTGGCCTCCTGTAGCCGCTACTTTGAGGCCATGTTCAGCGGGGGGCTCAGGGAGAGTCGGGATGCTGACGTCAACTTTCACGACTCTCTCCACCCGGAAGTACTGGAGCTGTTGCTTGACTACGCCTACTCGGCCCGGGTCATCATCAATGAGGAGAACGCGGAGTCACTGCTGGAAGCTGGGGACATGCTTCAGTTCCACGACATCCGGGACGCAGCGGCAGAGTTCCTAGAGAAGAACCTCCATCCGTCTAATTGTCTCGGGATGATGCTTCTGTCGGACGCCCACCAGTGTCAGAGGCTGTATGAGCTGTCATGGAGAATGTGCCTGGCAAACTTTGCAACTCTCTTCAGAACAGAGGACTTCCTCAGCCTGCCCAAAGATAAAGTCCAGGAGCTGATCCTCAGTGAGGAGCTGGAGGTGGAGGACGAGAGCCTGGTGTACGAGGCTGTCATTGACTGGGTGAAGGCGGACATGGAGCGGCGGCACAGTGAGTTGCCTGATCTGCTGCGGTGTGTGCGCCTGGCCCTGTTGCCAGAGTCATATCTGCTGAAGAACGTCGCTTCGGAGGAGTTGGTGATGTGCCACAAGGTGGGCCGGGAGATCGTAGAAGACGCAGTGCGGTGCAAGATGAGGATCCTCCAGAACGACGGCATTGTGACGGGGTTCTGTGCGCGGCCCAGAAAAGTGAGCCAGGCCTTGTTGCTTCTTGGGGGACAGACATTCATGTGTGACAAAGTCTACATGATTGACAACAAAACCAAGGAGATCACACCCAAAACAGACATCCCAAGCCCCAGGAAGGAGTGCAGTGCTTGTGCCATTGGTTGTAAG GTTTATGTTACTGGAGGCCGCGGCTCTGAGAACGGAGCCTCTAAGGATGTCTGGGTCTACGACACGTTGCACGATGAGTGGTCAAAAGCAGCGCCAATGCTTGTGGCCAGATTCGGACATGGTTCCGCAGAGCTTGACCACGTGCTGTACGTAGTGGGAGGACACACGTCGCTGGCGGGATCCTTCCCTGCGTCTCCGTCCGTGTCTCTAAAACAAGTCGAACAGTACGACCCGCAGAGCAACAAGTGGACCCTGGTCGCCCCGCTGAGGGAAGGCGTGAGCAATGCCGCGGTGGTCGGTGccaaaaacaaactctttgcTTTCGGAGGCACCAGTGTGAACAGAGACAAATACCCCAAGGTGCAGTGCTTCGACCCCTGCCAGAACCGGTGGTCCGTACCCGCCGCCTGTCCTCAGCTGTGGCGGTACACGGCAGCGGCCGTTGTCGGCAACCACGTCGTCGTAATCGGAGGCGACACGGAGTTCTCGGCCAGCTCTGCGTACCGCTTCAACAGCGAGACGTATCAGTGGTCGAAGTTCGGTGATGTCACGGCCAAACGCATCAGCTGTCACGCGGTGGCATCAGGGAACAGGCTGTATGTGGTTGGAGGGTACTTTGGGGCTCAGAGGTGTAAGACGCTAGACTGTTACGATCCATCATCAGACTCCTGGGACAGTGTGACCAGTGTGCCATACTCACTCATTCCTACTGCCTTCGTCAGCACATGGAAGTACCTGCCGTCTTAG